The following are encoded together in the Deinococcus soli (ex Cha et al. 2016) genome:
- a CDS encoding acylphosphatase, which yields MRLTALITGTVQGVGYRRYVQRYARDLNLAGYAENLSDGRVEVVAEGHKDDLARLLHWLRRGPPHARVQDVQTQQSEATGLKDFHLY from the coding sequence ATGCGCCTGACTGCCCTCATCACTGGTACCGTGCAGGGCGTCGGCTACCGACGCTACGTGCAGCGGTACGCCCGCGACCTGAACCTCGCCGGGTACGCCGAGAACCTCAGCGACGGCCGCGTCGAGGTCGTCGCCGAGGGCCACAAGGACGACCTCGCGCGGCTGCTGCACTGGCTGCGGCGCGGCCCGCCCCACGCCCGCGTGCAGGACGTCCAGACCCAGCAGAGCGAGGCCACCGGCCTGAAGGACTTCCACCTGTACTGA
- a CDS encoding WGR domain-containing protein, with product MSATYLEYSDPNGAEHKFYEVTVDGADLTVRYGRIGTDGQTQRKTFPSPEKAQAEADKKLKEKRRKGYEDAVQGVRQKREVVRRTFTETRATTRQGAPLLWKFDTKATAFGIFADEQQVWVGNEAGQVHALSPDGEVQRSFTLPDGVKCLVRDDRWTFAGCDDGNVYDLSGKLPFVAYEVEGSAALLWLDIHAGTLAASDWDGNVFAFDAESDQQWANVATGGKMGWMVRVDDRGVYYGHSAGVGMYDRTSGLPLWQAKTRGGVLFGWQDGQDLYAGTTQNLIQRFTKAGEHVQDYACDAAVLSCATSPGGEYVFAGDSGSAVYCFTRTGERLWKLGSGVGGALSMQYSGGRLYLVTSRGILAALDASPEAIQAAQRGEAPAPRDVKLAAAAQVSAPLTQLTVTPDSGQGVRLVCERDGTRLRVRPATPGYQEWNVQFPRNLREAGATYLVDDLVDAGGFYRVVGDIRRIG from the coding sequence ATGTCTGCAACATATCTGGAGTATTCAGATCCGAACGGGGCCGAGCACAAGTTCTACGAGGTGACCGTGGACGGCGCCGACCTGACCGTCCGTTACGGCCGAATCGGCACCGACGGGCAGACCCAGCGCAAGACCTTCCCCAGCCCGGAGAAGGCCCAGGCGGAAGCGGACAAGAAACTCAAGGAAAAACGCCGCAAGGGCTACGAGGACGCCGTACAGGGCGTGCGCCAGAAACGCGAGGTGGTGCGCCGCACCTTCACCGAGACCCGCGCCACCACCCGCCAGGGCGCGCCGCTGCTGTGGAAATTCGACACGAAAGCCACCGCGTTCGGCATCTTCGCGGACGAACAGCAGGTCTGGGTGGGCAACGAGGCCGGGCAGGTGCACGCCCTGAGCCCCGACGGCGAGGTGCAGCGCTCGTTCACCCTGCCCGACGGCGTGAAGTGCCTCGTGCGCGACGACCGCTGGACCTTCGCCGGGTGCGACGACGGGAACGTGTACGACCTGAGCGGCAAACTCCCGTTCGTGGCGTACGAGGTCGAGGGCAGCGCCGCGCTGCTGTGGCTGGACATCCACGCGGGCACCCTGGCCGCCAGCGACTGGGACGGCAACGTGTTCGCCTTCGACGCCGAGAGCGACCAGCAGTGGGCGAACGTCGCCACCGGCGGCAAGATGGGCTGGATGGTCCGCGTGGACGACCGGGGCGTGTACTACGGGCACTCGGCGGGCGTGGGCATGTACGACCGCACCAGCGGCCTCCCGCTGTGGCAGGCAAAGACGCGCGGCGGCGTGCTGTTCGGCTGGCAGGACGGCCAGGATCTGTACGCGGGCACCACCCAGAACCTCATCCAGCGCTTCACGAAGGCGGGCGAGCACGTGCAGGACTACGCCTGCGACGCCGCCGTGCTGTCCTGCGCCACCAGCCCCGGCGGGGAGTACGTGTTCGCCGGGGACAGCGGCAGCGCCGTGTACTGCTTCACCCGCACCGGCGAGCGCCTGTGGAAGCTGGGCAGCGGGGTGGGCGGGGCCCTGAGCATGCAGTACTCGGGCGGGCGGCTGTACCTCGTGACCTCGCGCGGCATCCTGGCCGCCCTGGACGCCAGCCCCGAGGCGATCCAGGCCGCGCAGCGCGGCGAGGCCCCCGCCCCCCGCGACGTGAAACTCGCCGCAGCCGCGCAGGTCAGCGCGCCCCTGACGCAGCTGACCGTCACCCCCGACAGCGGTCAGGGCGTGCGTCTGGTCTGCGAGCGTGACGGCACCCGCCTGCGCGTTCGCCCCGCCACCCCCGGGTATCAAGAGTGGAACGTGCAGTTCCCCCGCAACCTCCGCGAGGCGGGCGCGACGTACCTCGTGGACGACCTCGTGGACGCCGGGGGCTTCTACCGCGTGGTGGGCGACATCCGCCGCATCGGGTAA
- a CDS encoding alpha/beta fold hydrolase, whose translation MIISAADGTPLFVQQRGEGHPLILLHGLGSHSGWLDADLDHLAGTRRVIALDSRGHGRSGRPTSFTLADHVSDVLTVMDALGVAQAAVMGTSMGSYVAQALATTHPGRVSRLILVVPKASGQTSGTAALMARHEDELRDLTPQEVQTFLLERMFAPGTPQAIRAEVARRTADDHAAGLAQTPGQAEAARRALERFDFRPGLPRVTAPTLILSGAHDPLNPPPAGAEIAALIPHARQEVLAHSGHFPALEEAERYRALVDAFLGE comes from the coding sequence GTGATCATCTCCGCCGCCGACGGCACCCCGCTGTTCGTTCAGCAGCGGGGCGAGGGGCACCCCCTGATCCTCCTGCACGGCCTGGGCAGCCACAGCGGCTGGCTGGACGCCGACCTAGACCACCTCGCCGGGACACGGCGCGTGATCGCCCTCGACAGTCGCGGGCACGGGCGCTCGGGCCGCCCCACGAGCTTCACGCTGGCCGACCACGTCAGCGACGTGCTGACCGTCATGGACGCCCTGGGCGTCGCGCAGGCGGCCGTGATGGGCACCAGCATGGGCAGCTACGTCGCGCAGGCCCTCGCCACGACCCACCCGGGGCGCGTCTCGCGGCTGATCCTGGTCGTCCCGAAGGCCAGCGGGCAGACCAGCGGCACCGCCGCCCTGATGGCCCGGCACGAGGATGAACTGCGGGACCTGACCCCGCAGGAGGTGCAGACCTTCCTGCTGGAGCGCATGTTCGCCCCCGGCACCCCTCAGGCCATCCGGGCCGAGGTCGCCCGCCGCACCGCCGACGACCACGCGGCCGGACTGGCACAGACGCCAGGGCAGGCCGAGGCCGCCCGCCGCGCCCTGGAACGCTTCGACTTCCGGCCCGGCCTGCCCCGCGTCACGGCCCCCACCCTGATCCTCAGCGGCGCGCACGACCCCCTCAACCCACCCCCCGCCGGAGCGGAGATCGCCGCCCTGATCCCCCACGCCCGCCAGGAGGTCCTGGCCCACAGCGGGCACTTCCCCGCGCTGGAGGAGGCGGAGCGGTACCGCGCGCTGGTGGACGCCTTTCTTGGGGAATAG
- a CDS encoding winged helix-turn-helix domain-containing protein: MDFVYGARLLEQFLTPATASHAAHALNEPANRVTYHVRKLRDCGLLRVAGHHGKRVQYVAAARTFHVPRTLVQLDEPLTVIGPAMREITAAYAHAILDWQARQGHPATGDDLTIHLGRCAPDTRTDTGAFAPAMRMRTVQLSPQQYRAAQDALNDILDRLETDETEACTSTFVLMTFRGQLHLN; encoded by the coding sequence ATGGACTTCGTGTACGGCGCGCGCCTCCTCGAACAGTTCCTGACGCCCGCCACCGCCAGTCACGCCGCCCACGCCCTGAACGAGCCCGCCAACCGCGTCACCTACCACGTCCGCAAGCTGCGCGACTGCGGCCTGCTGCGCGTCGCCGGCCACCACGGCAAACGCGTGCAGTACGTCGCGGCCGCCCGCACCTTCCACGTCCCGCGCACCCTGGTCCAGCTCGACGAACCCCTGACCGTCATCGGCCCCGCCATGCGCGAGATCACCGCTGCCTACGCCCACGCCATCCTCGACTGGCAGGCCCGTCAGGGCCACCCCGCCACTGGGGACGACCTCACCATCCACCTGGGCCGCTGCGCGCCCGACACCCGCACCGACACCGGGGCCTTCGCGCCCGCCATGCGGATGCGCACCGTGCAACTCAGCCCGCAGCAGTACCGCGCCGCGCAGGACGCTCTGAACGACATCCTCGACCGTCTGGAGACCGACGAGACCGAAGCCTGCACGAGCACCTTCGTCCTCATGACCTTCAGAGGCCAGCTGCACCTGAACTGA
- a CDS encoding AAA family ATPase has translation MSHLYYLVGAPGSGKRTVGKELSALTGAALLDNHLTNDPVFLAAGISGNEPVSDEVWALCFAVRQAIRTATLHAPPTLAHIFTNYLTAQDQEWMNVERLRQLATARGVPFVPVWLTCPLPELEQRMGLPERAERLKLRDPAQLRELLARAGTLPPPADALVLDTSHLEPFEAARRIVAFAGAVSGSTRPGAERAGAE, from the coding sequence ATGAGTCACCTGTACTATCTGGTCGGCGCGCCCGGTAGCGGCAAACGCACGGTCGGGAAGGAGTTGTCGGCGCTGACGGGCGCGGCGCTGCTGGACAACCACCTGACGAACGATCCGGTGTTCCTGGCGGCGGGCATCTCGGGAAATGAGCCGGTCAGCGACGAGGTGTGGGCACTTTGTTTCGCCGTGCGGCAGGCGATCAGGACCGCGACGCTGCACGCGCCACCCACGCTGGCCCACATCTTCACGAACTACCTCACGGCGCAAGATCAGGAGTGGATGAACGTGGAGCGGCTGCGGCAGCTGGCCACGGCGCGGGGGGTGCCGTTCGTGCCGGTGTGGTTGACGTGCCCACTCCCGGAGCTGGAGCAGCGGATGGGCCTGCCGGAACGGGCCGAACGGCTGAAACTGCGCGACCCGGCGCAGTTGCGGGAATTGCTCGCCCGGGCCGGGACGCTGCCACCCCCGGCGGACGCGCTGGTGCTGGACACGTCGCACTTGGAGCCGTTTGAGGCGGCGCGGCGGATCGTGGCGTTCGCGGGGGCGGTCAGTGGGTCTACCCGGCCCGGTGCAGAACGGGCAGGTGCAGAGTGA
- a CDS encoding S9 family peptidase, with translation MTSAPRAARKGVLHDIHGVQRADDYHWLKTQGKADPEVLTYLSAENAHLDAVMAPLRDTQAAIYRELLSHVQEQDDQPEVVRGAYAYFQRTLEGQAHAIFMRRPLAGGPEETLLDLNVLKVREGLENVWVYRAVPSPDGRLWAYLLDTTGQEVFQLRVLDTATGELVGAPLTGLSGWVLDWNAAGTALYYATDDATQRPDSIWRHTLGQPQTQDERLLHEPDATFRVAALTTEDGGTLRLVSQSNMAQEWWVLDTAQDGAQPTLLLPRERGTEVPVLTDAGDHWLALTNHGGAEEFKLVRFPKRAGTLDWADAQDVLPYDPARHLTGLLLFRHHLLLSGQEGGFTRLWVLARTPGGYGPARRVEFPEDSVTVRIGANHVFDTGRARIVFTSLTRPVEHLDLDLDSLGTTLVKATPVPGYDASLYVSEQTWITAPDGERVPVSLLRRRDTRLPAPTLLYGYGSYGFSMDPAFSIARLPLVDRGWVYATAHVRGGSELGRRWYDAGRLAHKMNTFTDFVAAGEALKADGTARELVAMGRSAGGLLMGAALNLRPDLWTAVFPGVPFVDVLSTMLDDSIPLTTNEYDEWGNPNHADQYAVMAAYSPYDNLKAARYPHLFISTGLNDPRVAYWEPAKFAARVRDLAGPGSGTVVLKTIMGAGHGGSSSRYEYLNEIAEEYAYALAAVDGTLPTLDAP, from the coding sequence ATGACCTCTGCACCTCGCGCTGCCCGCAAGGGCGTCCTGCACGATATTCACGGCGTCCAGCGCGCCGACGACTACCACTGGCTGAAAACCCAGGGGAAGGCCGACCCCGAGGTGCTGACCTACCTGAGCGCCGAGAACGCCCACCTGGACGCCGTGATGGCCCCGTTGCGGGACACGCAGGCGGCGATCTACCGAGAGCTGCTGTCGCACGTGCAGGAGCAGGACGACCAGCCGGAGGTCGTGCGCGGCGCGTACGCGTACTTCCAGCGCACGCTGGAGGGGCAGGCGCACGCGATCTTCATGCGCCGCCCCCTGGCGGGCGGCCCCGAGGAGACCCTGCTGGACCTGAACGTCCTGAAGGTCCGCGAGGGCCTGGAAAACGTGTGGGTGTACCGCGCGGTGCCCAGCCCGGACGGGCGCCTGTGGGCGTACCTGCTCGACACGACCGGGCAGGAAGTCTTCCAGCTGCGCGTGCTGGACACCGCCACCGGCGAACTGGTCGGGGCGCCCCTGACCGGCCTGAGCGGCTGGGTGCTCGACTGGAACGCGGCGGGGACCGCGCTGTACTACGCCACCGACGACGCCACGCAGCGCCCGGATTCGATCTGGCGGCACACGCTGGGGCAGCCTCAGACGCAGGACGAGCGGCTGCTGCACGAACCCGACGCGACCTTCCGCGTGGCCGCCCTGACGACCGAGGACGGCGGCACGCTGCGACTGGTCAGCCAGAGCAACATGGCGCAGGAGTGGTGGGTGCTGGACACTGCGCAGGACGGCGCGCAACCCACGCTGCTCCTCCCGCGTGAACGCGGTACCGAGGTGCCAGTCCTGACTGACGCCGGGGACCACTGGCTGGCCCTGACGAACCACGGAGGCGCGGAGGAATTCAAGCTCGTGCGCTTCCCGAAACGCGCGGGCACGCTGGACTGGGCCGACGCGCAGGACGTCCTCCCGTACGACCCGGCGCGGCACCTGACCGGCCTGCTCCTCTTCCGCCATCACCTGCTGCTGTCCGGGCAAGAGGGGGGCTTCACGCGCCTGTGGGTGCTGGCCCGCACGCCCGGCGGGTACGGCCCGGCCCGCCGCGTCGAGTTCCCCGAGGACAGCGTCACCGTCCGCATCGGCGCGAACCACGTCTTCGACACGGGCCGCGCGCGGATCGTGTTCACCAGCCTCACCCGGCCCGTCGAGCACCTGGACCTCGACCTGGACAGCCTGGGCACCACCCTGGTGAAGGCCACGCCGGTCCCCGGCTACGACGCCAGCCTGTACGTCAGCGAGCAGACCTGGATCACCGCGCCCGACGGCGAGCGCGTCCCCGTGAGCCTGCTGCGGCGCCGGGACACCCGCCTGCCCGCGCCAACGCTGCTGTACGGCTACGGCAGCTACGGCTTCAGCATGGACCCCGCGTTCTCCATCGCGCGCCTGCCGCTGGTGGACCGGGGCTGGGTGTACGCCACCGCACACGTCCGGGGCGGGTCCGAACTGGGCCGCCGCTGGTACGACGCCGGGCGACTGGCGCACAAGATGAACACCTTCACCGACTTCGTCGCCGCCGGGGAGGCCCTGAAGGCGGACGGCACGGCGCGCGAGCTGGTCGCTATGGGCCGCAGCGCGGGTGGCCTGCTCATGGGCGCCGCGCTGAACCTGCGCCCCGACCTGTGGACCGCCGTGTTCCCCGGCGTGCCCTTCGTGGACGTGCTGAGCACCATGCTCGACGACAGCATCCCGCTGACCACGAACGAGTACGACGAGTGGGGCAACCCCAACCACGCCGATCAGTACGCCGTGATGGCCGCGTACAGCCCCTACGACAACCTCAAGGCCGCCCGCTACCCGCACCTGTTCATCAGCACCGGCCTGAACGACCCGCGCGTGGCGTACTGGGAACCCGCCAAGTTCGCCGCCCGCGTGCGCGACCTCGCGGGGCCCGGCAGCGGGACGGTCGTCCTGAAGACCATCATGGGCGCCGGGCACGGCGGGTCCAGCAGCCGCTACGAGTACCTCAACGAGATCGCCGAGGAATACGCCTACGCGCTGGCCGCCGTGGACGGCACCCTGCCCACCCTGGACGCCCCGTGA
- a CDS encoding iron-siderophore ABC transporter substrate-binding protein: protein MPTRTTLLTLTAVLGSAALTASAATYPQTVTHAAGTTIIPRQPLRVVALGPHALDLLLSIGVQPVGYGEASTFLKTPAFGSPIRDIRYLGSRVTSAPVNVGDRFNPNLEILTSLRPDLIIGETYAANVYPQLSRIAPTLLLDGIDRNAWQKTLPTLARVLNREAAYRAALTTYNKGVQGTRAQLTAFSRKRVLVVWTAGGDARNTFTISGSDDWTGGLLRDVGLNVIDGQKKDAVVSVEGLAALDPDAVIVLAAGTSTPTRARAEWTAGAITSRLRASQAGQVYFFDYHLFRRIRGPIAAQLVERELLRALR, encoded by the coding sequence ATGCCCACACGAACCACCCTCCTGACCCTCACCGCTGTCCTGGGCAGCGCCGCCCTGACCGCCAGCGCCGCCACGTACCCCCAGACCGTCACGCACGCTGCCGGAACGACCATCATCCCCAGACAGCCCCTGCGGGTCGTGGCCCTCGGCCCCCACGCGCTGGACCTGCTGCTGTCCATCGGCGTGCAGCCCGTCGGCTACGGCGAGGCCTCCACGTTCCTGAAAACCCCGGCGTTCGGTTCGCCCATCCGCGACATCAGGTACCTGGGCAGCCGCGTGACCAGCGCGCCCGTGAACGTCGGCGACCGCTTCAACCCGAACCTCGAGATCCTGACGTCCCTGCGCCCGGACCTGATCATCGGCGAGACGTACGCCGCGAACGTGTACCCGCAGCTCAGCCGCATCGCGCCCACGCTGCTGCTCGACGGCATCGACCGGAACGCGTGGCAGAAGACGCTGCCCACCCTGGCCCGCGTCCTGAACCGCGAGGCCGCGTACCGCGCCGCGCTGACCACCTACAACAAGGGCGTGCAGGGCACCCGCGCGCAACTGACCGCGTTCAGCAGGAAGCGCGTGCTGGTCGTCTGGACGGCCGGAGGGGACGCCCGCAACACCTTCACGATCAGCGGCAGCGACGACTGGACCGGCGGCCTGCTGCGCGACGTGGGCCTGAACGTCATCGACGGCCAGAAGAAGGACGCCGTGGTCAGCGTGGAGGGGCTCGCGGCCCTCGACCCGGACGCCGTGATCGTCCTGGCCGCCGGGACCAGCACGCCCACCCGCGCCCGCGCCGAGTGGACCGCCGGGGCGATCACCAGCCGCCTGCGCGCCAGTCAGGCCGGGCAGGTGTACTTCTTCGACTACCACCTGTTCCGCCGCATCCGCGGCCCGATCGCGGCGCAACTCGTCGAACGGGAACTGCTCCGGGCGCTGCGCTGA
- a CDS encoding OsmC family protein, translating to MADIARKAMAHWEGDLKHGKGTVSTESGVLDGAQYSFGTRFENGKGTNPEELLASAHAGCFTMQLSALLANHGHTVESLDTQATCEMVKDGAGFKVSAMKLVVRGKVTGSDQADFEEHVKQAADMCPMSRVMQGNVEITHEAILE from the coding sequence ATGGCAGACATCGCACGCAAGGCAATGGCCCACTGGGAAGGCGACCTCAAGCACGGCAAGGGCACCGTCAGCACCGAGAGCGGCGTGCTGGACGGCGCGCAGTACTCGTTCGGCACCCGCTTCGAGAACGGCAAGGGCACCAACCCCGAAGAACTCCTGGCCAGCGCGCACGCCGGATGCTTCACCATGCAGCTCTCGGCACTGCTCGCCAACCACGGCCACACGGTCGAGTCCCTGGATACGCAGGCCACCTGTGAGATGGTCAAGGACGGCGCGGGCTTCAAGGTCAGCGCCATGAAACTCGTCGTGCGCGGCAAGGTCACCGGCAGCGATCAGGCCGACTTCGAGGAACACGTCAAGCAGGCCGCCGACATGTGCCCCATGAGCCGCGTCATGCAGGGCAATGTCGAGATCACCCACGAAGCCATCCTGGAATAA